In Campylobacter sp. MIT 12-8780, the genomic stretch TTGCTTTTTCTTCATTTGAATTTATGCCTTGTGTTGCATAAAAAATACCTTTTTTATAGATAGTCATTAATTGTTTTAAAGCTAGGATATGATCTTGTTCTCCTGCCTTTTCAAAATACTTCACAGCCAAAGGATAATTTTGCTCTATGCCATAAAAATACCAGCCATCATAGTTATTAAAATAAACCTTTCCCAAAAAATACCAAGCCTCGCCATAATTGTTAAGATTAGCAACCTTTTCCATCAATTCTAAAGCCTGCTTAAAATCTGCCTCCTTGCCGTTATCTTGTTTTTCTTGTTCTTGCTTAAACTTTTCTTTAGCTTCCAAATAAAGCTCGTGTGCTTTTTTAAGCTCCTTGGCTCGTTGAGCATATTTTTGTGCTTCTTTTTGATTGGCGGCAATTGTATAGTTATCATAATATATACCCTTGCTGTAGATGATAACTAAGGCTTCGCACATAACAATGCTACCTTGTTTTGCTTCTTGCTTGAGAAAATCAAGCAATGTATTGTTGATATGATCCATTCTTGCTCCTTAATTTGTATAAAATTCAAATATTCGCAAAATTGTAGCCCCCCCCCCCCTTAAGAAATGCTTAAATTTTTTATCTTTTTTGAAATTCATTTTAAAAATAAAATAAAGGCAAATTTTTCACTACTTTATATTTGCGCTTTAATAATCCCACGCAGGATTAAATTTTGTCAAAAAGGGCGAAAATTAAGAAAAAATTGCTATAATAGAGCCATTTTATTTTATTTTTAAAGGAAACTTATGCTTTTTACTAGGGCTAGTGAGTATGCTTTACTTGCTTTGATTTATATCTGTGATAAAGATAAACCCCAAGATGTTGAGACTATGGCTTTTGAGCTTGATATTTCAAGAAGCTTTTTGGCTAAGATTTTACAAGGACTTGCAAAAGACGGCTTGCTTCACTCTTATAAGGGCGCAAAGGGCGGTTTTACTTTGGTAAAAAAGCCTGAGGAATACACGCTTAAAGAGATAGTTGATAGCGCAGAGAAAAAACAAGTCAGCGTTTTTGAATGCTCTCAAGGCGTATGCCCTACCCAAAAAGGCGATAAATGCTATATGCTTCCGGTTTTAAAAGACTTGCAAGAGAAGATGAATGAGCATTTAAATTCAGTAAGCCTAGCTGATATCATCAAAAAGTCATAAATGGCAAAAAGAAAAATCATCGATCTTGTTGTCCCTTACTTAGGACCTTTAATAGCACCTGTTGTCAAAGCAAAGTCTTTGACGATAGTTGGTTTTATCGTTTGTATATTAGCCATTATCATTGTGCCTTTGCCAGCTCCTGTGCTGGATTTTTTTTTGGCGCTTAGCATTGCTATTTCAGTTTTAATCATACTCATTTCTATCTATATAGCAAAGCCCACTGATTTAACGACTTTTCCAACGCTTATCCTTATCATCACACTTTTTCGTTTGGCTTTAAATATCGCCACAACGCGTATGATTTTAAGTGAGGGACAAAATGGGCCAGCCCAAGTAAGTGAGATTATCGCGTCTTTTGGCGAATTCGTGGTTGGGGGAAATTATGTTATCGGTATTATCGTTTTTACTATCTTAGTTTTGATTAATTTTATGGTTGTTACTAAGGGTAGCACGAGAGTTTCTGAGGTGCAAGCGCGTTTTACGCTTGATGCGATGCCCGGAAAGCAAATGGCAATTGATGCGGATTTAAATGCAGGACTCATTGATGAGCAAACCGCAAGAACAAGAAGACAAGAGATCATTTCAGAAGCGAATTTTTACGGAGCTATGGATGGTTCGAGCAAATTCATCAAAGGCGATGCAGTTGCTGGGATCATCATCACTATAGTCAATCTCATAGGTGGCTTTTTAATCGGCTATTTTCAACACGATATGCCTTTGGCTGATTGTGCGGCGACTTATACTATACTTACTATAGGTGATGGGCTAGTCTCTCAAATTCCTGGACTCATCACTTCAACAGCTACAGCTATCATCATCACACGCGCAAGTAAAGATGAAGATAATTTTGCAGAGGGCTCTTTAAATCAGCTCTTAAGCGAATACAGAACGCTTTTGATAGTAGGCTTTATCCTTTTTATCTTTGCTTTGGTGCCGGGTTTGCCAACTTTATCTTTGGGCTTTATGGCTTTGGTATTTTTAGCGCTTGGCTATTTGACAAAGCAAGTCAAAGAAGGAAAAATTCAAGTCGTAGATACGAAAAAAGTTAAAGCTGAAGAGAAAGCAAAAGCTGCTGCTCCTGTGAAAAAAAGCGAGGAAGAGATCGTCAAAGAAGAAGAACACCGCATAGGCGATATACTCAAGCTTGAAATTTTAGAGCTTGAGCTTGGATATGGGCTTATCCGCCTTGCAGAAAGCGAGCTTACTGAACGAATTCGTTCTATGCGTCGCTCAATCGCTCAAACTTTGGGCTTTTTAATGCCAAAAATTCGCATTCGTGATAATCTTGCTTTAAAGCCAAATGAATATAATTTTAAGCTTAAAGGTGTGGTGATTGCTAGTGCTGAAGTGTATCCTGATAAATACTTAGCTATGGATAGTGGCTTTATCACTGAAGAGGTTGAAGGAATTGCGACTAAAGAGCCAGCTTTTAACTCGGATGCGCTTTGGATAGATGCGAGCTTAAAAGATGAAGCAACGCTAAATGGTTACATCGTCATCGATCCAGCAAGCGTGATTTCAACGCATATGAGTGAGCTTATTAAAGCACATGCGAGCGAACTGCTTACGCGTCAAGAAGTGCAAGGACTTATTGATAAAATGCAAAAAGATTATCCTGTCATCGTTGAGGATTGTTTGAAAGTCGCAAGCGTGGGTATGATACAAAAAGTGCTTAAAGACTTGTTGCGTTATCAAATTCCTATCAAAGACTTGCTGACTATTTTCGAGGCTTTAACTGATATTGCTGAGGTAAGCAAAAGCTTTGATCTTATCATCGAGCATGTGCGCGCTTCTTTAGCAAGGGTAATTACAAATATGTATTTAGATGAAAAAGGCGTTTTAAGCATTTATATGCTTGATTCTGCAAGTTCAGCAAAGCTTATAGAAAGCTTGCAGTTTAAAGATGGTACTTATCATTTGATGATTAATGTTGCCCAAACTGGAGCATTAATCGACGCGTTAAGAAAAGAAGTCGAGCAAAGTGCAAAAACAAGAGTTAAGCCTTTTGTGCTTTGTGTTGAGCCTCAACTAAGAAAAGATATAGCTAAGCTTTGTAAGGATATGAATATCAATGTCGTTGTCTTAAGCTTTGGTGAAATTGCTGAAAATACAAATTTTGAAACCGAAGGCGTTATCAAGGTAGAATTATAGGAGAAATAATGAGATTATACCATCTTTCACATACGGATTTAGACGGCTATGCATGCCAGTTTGTTACTCATTTTTATTTTAAGGATTGTGTGTTTTATAATTCAAATTATGGCAAGGAG encodes the following:
- a CDS encoding sel1 repeat family protein, whose product is MDHINNTLLDFLKQEAKQGSIVMCEALVIIYSKGIYYDNYTIAANQKEAQKYAQRAKELKKAHELYLEAKEKFKQEQEKQDNGKEADFKQALELMEKVANLNNYGEAWYFLGKVYFNNYDGWYFYGIEQNYPLAVKYFEKAGEQDHILALKQLMTIYKKGIFYATQGINSNEEKAKACRQKIARILGKKNWQDEEEE
- a CDS encoding Rrf2 family transcriptional regulator — translated: MLFTRASEYALLALIYICDKDKPQDVETMAFELDISRSFLAKILQGLAKDGLLHSYKGAKGGFTLVKKPEEYTLKEIVDSAEKKQVSVFECSQGVCPTQKGDKCYMLPVLKDLQEKMNEHLNSVSLADIIKKS
- the flhA gene encoding flagellar biosynthesis protein FlhA, giving the protein MAKRKIIDLVVPYLGPLIAPVVKAKSLTIVGFIVCILAIIIVPLPAPVLDFFLALSIAISVLIILISIYIAKPTDLTTFPTLILIITLFRLALNIATTRMILSEGQNGPAQVSEIIASFGEFVVGGNYVIGIIVFTILVLINFMVVTKGSTRVSEVQARFTLDAMPGKQMAIDADLNAGLIDEQTARTRRQEIISEANFYGAMDGSSKFIKGDAVAGIIITIVNLIGGFLIGYFQHDMPLADCAATYTILTIGDGLVSQIPGLITSTATAIIITRASKDEDNFAEGSLNQLLSEYRTLLIVGFILFIFALVPGLPTLSLGFMALVFLALGYLTKQVKEGKIQVVDTKKVKAEEKAKAAAPVKKSEEEIVKEEEHRIGDILKLEILELELGYGLIRLAESELTERIRSMRRSIAQTLGFLMPKIRIRDNLALKPNEYNFKLKGVVIASAEVYPDKYLAMDSGFITEEVEGIATKEPAFNSDALWIDASLKDEATLNGYIVIDPASVISTHMSELIKAHASELLTRQEVQGLIDKMQKDYPVIVEDCLKVASVGMIQKVLKDLLRYQIPIKDLLTIFEALTDIAEVSKSFDLIIEHVRASLARVITNMYLDEKGVLSIYMLDSASSAKLIESLQFKDGTYHLMINVAQTGALIDALRKEVEQSAKTRVKPFVLCVEPQLRKDIAKLCKDMNINVVVLSFGEIAENTNFETEGVIKVEL